A window of Zestosphaera sp. genomic DNA:
TGTCTTGCTTTTCTGAATATTTCTCTTATTGCTTTTTCTGATTCTCCTACCCATTTACTTAGTATTTCTGGTCCTTTAATTGCTATGAAGTTTGCTCCAGACTCAGTAGCAACAGCTTTAGCAAGTAAAGTCTTACCACAACCAGGAGGACCATAAAGAAGAATACCCCTAGGCGGTCTTACACCCATATTCTCAAAGACTTGCGGGGCTTTAAGAGGCCACTCAACAGCCTCCTGAAGCTGCTGCTTGATGTCTTCTAAGCCGCCTATGTCAGACCACCTAACCTCAGGAACCTCGACAAATACCTCACGCAGGAGTGTTGGGTGCACGAGTTTTAAAGCTTCCATGAAGTCGCTTTTTGCTACGACCAGCCTCTTTAAGGTGTCGGGAGGTATCGGCTTACTCAACTCTATCTGTTCACTCCTTAAAAACCTCCTTAACGCTGACATAGCAGCTTCCTTAACTAAGGCCGCTAAGTCAGCTCCTGTGAATCCGTGAGTTACGCCTGCTAACTCATCTAAGTTCACGTCTTCTGCTAGTGGCACGTTCCTAGTATGAACTTCCAAAATAGCCTTTCTAGCTCTCTTGTCTGGTGGCGGTATTTCTATTTCTCTGTCGAATCTTCCTGGTCTTCTTAGTGCTGGGTCTACTGCTTCTATCCTGTTCGTTGCTCCGATGACTACTATCTTTCCCCTCTCCTGGAGTCCGTCCATTAGTGTTAGTAGTTGTGCTACTACTCTTTTTTCTACTTCTCCTATTACTTCTTCTCTTTTTGGTGCTATTGAGTCTATTTCGTCTATGAATATTATTGCTGGTGCGTTTTTCCTAGCTTCCTCGAAAATCTCTCTCAACCTCTGCTCAGACTCACCATAATACTTACTCATAATCTCAGGACCATTAATAGCAATAAAGTAAGCGCCTATCTCGTTAGCAAGCGCTTTAGCTAGTAAAGTCTTGCCGACTCCTGGGGGTCCGTAGAGTAAGACACCCTTAGGAGGTTCTATACCTAAGTGCTTGAAAAGTTCTGGGTGCCTCATCGGCAACTCAACTATCTCTCTTATCCTCTCCTTGACTTCTTCTAGGTCTCCTATGTCTTCCCAGGTGATTTTAGGTACGGTTCTCCTAACTACCTCTTCTTTAACGGGCTCTTCTCTCAGATCGAGTAAAGTGTCAGAGTCTACATACACTACCTGCTGAGGTTGTGTAGCGATAACAACAAACTTTATTGGTTCTGGGAGGAAATAATAAGCTATGAAAACAACCTCCCCTCTCTTCACTGGCTTATAAAGTAGTTGCTCCTTAACGTATTCGACAAACCCCCTATCCCACCTCATAGGAATCGTAGGAGCTAACACCACCTTAGTGCCCTTAACGACTTCTATTTTTCGAACACGCACTATGTCACCCACACCAACTCCTAAAGCTTCACGTGTGTATCCATCAATCCTTATAGTATAATCGTCTTCTTCTCTTAACGTAGGCAATACCTGAAGTACTGTAGAGCCTTTATCAGACTCTACCTCAACATAATCACCAGAAGAAACGTTCAGCATATTCATTACTTTCCTGGGGAGCCTACCTATCTTACGCCCAACGTCTCTAGCGCCGGCTGTCTCAACCCTAACTTCAACGAAGTCTTTACTAACCATATTCCTCACGCCCTCAATACCTAATACTCTAGTGTCTTTAAGAAATAAATATTATATTTTCTCCAGGATATCCATCCCGCAAATCTCCATAAAGTTGCGGAGCACAACTAAGACGCCGTGAGTTACTGCAATCTTCAGAGCTCTAAAGCCCTCGTCAGGCTCTCTCAGTATGGGCTCAGACTCGTAGAATTTGTTAAATACTGTAGCTAGATTGTTAGCATAAGCTATTAAGTCTTCAGGTTGCTTACTACTAGCTACTTCGGAAACGACCTCAGGAAACTTACTCAACTCTAAAATAAGTGTTTTTATAGGTTCTCTGCCTGCTCTCCCGTAGTCTACAGCCTCTAGAGAGTAGTTTCCGGCTTTCTCGACCACAGACTTAGCTCTAACGTACGTGTACTGTATGTAGGGTCCTGAATTCTGTTTCAAGTCGAGAATCTTCTTAAGGTCTATCGTCAGAGTCTTAGAAGGCGATACGGATAAAACCATGTACTTGATGGCAGACCTAGCTATCTTCAAAGCTTGCTCTTCTGAAACTTCAGAACCTCTTTCTCTCATTAAGTTCTTCACCATCCCACTAAGTCGCTCAAGTAGCTCGTCAACAGTCACGTACCTACCCCTCCTCCCAGACATAGAAGCTCCAGGTAAGTTAACCATCTCATAAGAGTAGTGAATTAGATTCTCAGCTTCTTTCTCGTAGCCTAAAGCGTAGAGTGCTAGCCTGAGCTGAGCTTGACTAAGAGTCTGCTCTATAGCTATAACGTTCACTACCTCGTCTGCCGAGAACTCGCTGAATTTCTTCAGCGTGTAAGCGATGTCTCTAGTAGTGTATAGTGTGGTCCCGTCACTCCTCTTGAGTATGAGGGGAGGCACTTCAAGAGCTTCAGGAATCCTCAGACGTCTTCTTAATTCTTCAGATTTAAGCATGTCTTTAAAGAAGAGTGCTGGCGCGCCTTTATGGAAACCAAAGTAATTGCTACTTGAAGCTTTCTCGAGAACCTCGTCTACCCTACCCTCCCAAACTAGGTCACTTTCCCAATCCCAAACATCTATGCCTACGTTCATCTTCTCAAGAGTCTCTTTAATTCCGTCAACTACTTTACTACAAACCTTTCTGACAAAGAAGTATTCAGGCTCTCCTTTCTCATATCCTCTAAGAATCTTCAGGACTTCTAGTTCTGGGTCTTCCTCACTAGCTATCTTCTCAGAAAGCGTGTTAACCTCGTTAGGTATTACCTCAGCTAACCTAGCTAAATCACCTATTAAGGAGTCTATCTCGTTACGTATCTCACTAGCTTTACTAAAATCTCCTGAAGCTTCGGCTTCCCTCAGAGACTTCTTCAGCTTTAATATGTCAATTATTGTGGTCGTCGCAGCATATATTAAACCCAAGTAGTGGTCAGGCTTCATACCAGGCGGTATGTTGGGGAAGCCCAGCTTGTAGTAGCCGTAAGCTAGGAAAGCTGCTTGCAGGCCCACATCATTAACGTAATACCTTCTCTGAACTTCATTACCTAAAAACTTGTTAAGTCTGTAAAGAAAATCGCCTAAGACGGCGTTTCTTCCAGAACCTAAATGGAGTGGATGAACTGGATTAGCCGACACGTACTCCACAATCACTCTCTTCTTAACATAGTTGTCTATGGTGCCGTACCTGCTGTCATAGCTAGCTATAGTATTGAGTACTCGAGCGCTGAAGACTGCATAGTTTACGAAAATATTCAAGTAATTATCAACGACTATAGTCTTATCAACTAGACTCAGTTTCTCTAGTGAGGAAACTAACAAGCTGGCCAGATTCTCTAAGGACGTA
This region includes:
- a CDS encoding arginine--tRNA ligase; translated protein: MSLGNPYKELKLSISGELGRALSGVCADPNILTQLEDIIEEPPKREFGDLSIHLARLSKLCNTSLENLASLLVSSLEKLSLVDKTIVVDNYLNIFVNYAVFSARVLNTIASYDSRYGTIDNYVKKRVIVEYVSANPVHPLHLGSGRNAVLGDFLYRLNKFLGNEVQRRYYVNDVGLQAAFLAYGYYKLGFPNIPPGMKPDHYLGLIYAATTTIIDILKLKKSLREAEASGDFSKASEIRNEIDSLIGDLARLAEVIPNEVNTLSEKIASEEDPELEVLKILRGYEKGEPEYFFVRKVCSKVVDGIKETLEKMNVGIDVWDWESDLVWEGRVDEVLEKASSSNYFGFHKGAPALFFKDMLKSEELRRRLRIPEALEVPPLILKRSDGTTLYTTRDIAYTLKKFSEFSADEVVNVIAIEQTLSQAQLRLALYALGYEKEAENLIHYSYEMVNLPGASMSGRRGRYVTVDELLERLSGMVKNLMRERGSEVSEEQALKIARSAIKYMVLSVSPSKTLTIDLKKILDLKQNSGPYIQYTYVRAKSVVEKAGNYSLEAVDYGRAGREPIKTLILELSKFPEVVSEVASSKQPEDLIAYANNLATVFNKFYESEPILREPDEGFRALKIAVTHGVLVVLRNFMEICGMDILEKI
- a CDS encoding CDC48 family AAA ATPase is translated as MVSKDFVEVRVETAGARDVGRKIGRLPRKVMNMLNVSSGDYVEVESDKGSTVLQVLPTLREEDDYTIRIDGYTREALGVGVGDIVRVRKIEVVKGTKVVLAPTIPMRWDRGFVEYVKEQLLYKPVKRGEVVFIAYYFLPEPIKFVVIATQPQQVVYVDSDTLLDLREEPVKEEVVRRTVPKITWEDIGDLEEVKERIREIVELPMRHPELFKHLGIEPPKGVLLYGPPGVGKTLLAKALANEIGAYFIAINGPEIMSKYYGESEQRLREIFEEARKNAPAIIFIDEIDSIAPKREEVIGEVEKRVVAQLLTLMDGLQERGKIVVIGATNRIEAVDPALRRPGRFDREIEIPPPDKRARKAILEVHTRNVPLAEDVNLDELAGVTHGFTGADLAALVKEAAMSALRRFLRSEQIELSKPIPPDTLKRLVVAKSDFMEALKLVHPTLLREVFVEVPEVRWSDIGGLEDIKQQLQEAVEWPLKAPQVFENMGVRPPRGILLYGPPGCGKTLLAKAVATESGANFIAIKGPEILSKWVGESEKAIREIFRKARQVAPAIIFFDEIDSIAPARGFRTDAGVTDRIVNQLLAEMDGIQTLKNVVVIAATNRADMLDPALLRPGRFDRIIFVPPPDRRSRLQILRVHVRKVPLAEDVDLEKLADMTEGYSGADLEALVREAVMLALREKFEPRPISMKYFLQAMKSIKPSLTKDMLETYQRTYETLKKMVM